One stretch of Streptomyces sp. cg36 DNA includes these proteins:
- a CDS encoding IS5 family transposase (programmed frameshift), producing MVGIVERLVPDELWQLFQRVVPEAPSRPQGGGRRRYGDREVLAAIVFVATSGCTWQQLPSASFGPSGATAHRRFSEWSKARVWAKLHRLVLDELGARGELDWSRCAIDSVNMRALKKGDLTGPNPVDRGKYGSKIHLITERSGLPISVGISGANLHDSQALIPLVKAIPPIRSRRGRRRRKPGKLHADKGYDYAHLRRWLRERGITHRIARKGIESSQRLGQYRWTVERTMSWLAGCRRLHRRYERKAVHFLAFTSIACTLICYRRLSK from the exons ATGGTGGGGATCGTTGAGCGGCTGGTGCCGGACGAGTTGTGGCAGTTGTTCCAACGGGTGGTGCCGGAGGCGCCGTCGCGGCCGCAGGGCGGGGGTCGGCGTCGGTACGGCGACCGGGAAGTACTGGCCGCGATTGTCTTCGTGGCCACGTCGGGTTGTACCTGGCAGCAGCTGCCTTCTGCGTCGTTCGGCCCCTCCGGAGCGACCGCCCACCGGCGGTTCTCGGAGTGGTCGAAGGCCAGGGTGTGGGCCAAGCTCCACCGCCTGGTCCTCGACGAACTCGGTGCCCGTGGCGAGCTGGACTGGTCGCGTTGCGCGATCGACTCGGTGAACATGCGAGCCCTGAAAA AGGGGGACCTGACAGGTCCGAATCCTGTCGACCGGGGCAAGTACGGCTCGAAGATCCACCTGATTACGGAACGGTCGGGTCTGCCCATATCCGTCGGCATTTCCGGTGCCAACCTCCACGACAGCCAGGCCCTAATCCCGCTCGTGAAGGCCATCCCGCCGATCCGCTCACGCCGCGGCCGCCGACGGCGCAAGCCCGGGAAACTCCACGCCGACAAGGGCTACGACTACGCCCACCTGCGGCGATGGTTACGCGAACGCGGCATCACCCACCGCATCGCCCGCAAGGGAATCGAGTCCTCGCAGCGGTTGGGCCAATACCGCTGGACCGTGGAACGCACCATGTCCTGGCTCGCCGGCTGCCGCCGCCTCCACCGGCGCTACGAACGCAAGGCCGTCCACTTCCTCGCCTTCACCAGCATCGCCTGCACTCTTATCTGCTACCGCAGGCTCTCCAAATGA
- a CDS encoding replication-relaxation family protein, producing the protein MKQTWKPTHTRKKEVLKALGIFQRATAEHLWRMLRPGDRHDRCTRDTLNALKGEGKVRVETRLESGHQLWVLTERGHKEAKQLLPKSARMSVLRKLQYDDDGEPVDGDGYDEHAAAVTSTAAVLTGAGYGTPLSWQTEIAHRLPYGYTQYADLTMRAPDAGVPAMLLEVDRVNEPVDDLTAKLRRYNDWFELLAPKANKDREKAARRQGAAVHDFRLWSRIYPATGREGYVPVAFVFTGKTAAQRESRMRRLEQAARRYFAGTRYPWAGFTAVDYHQAVPVVVTELERITADPAGAAGKVWRRLGRDEWQTLSEALDNPDGERLYRREEEQSRRRQAERKAAEREAQRPVCTRCGTKFTDERWQVTAGSSWHGQWDGLCGSCAEQAADRAEAERVARRQAEEAERAAAEAPAVKPRGLFGRRR; encoded by the coding sequence TTGAAGCAGACATGGAAGCCGACCCACACCAGGAAGAAGGAAGTGCTGAAGGCTCTGGGGATCTTCCAGAGGGCTACCGCTGAACACCTGTGGCGGATGCTCCGGCCCGGAGACCGGCACGACCGGTGCACGAGGGACACCCTCAACGCCCTCAAGGGCGAGGGGAAGGTCCGGGTGGAGACACGACTGGAGTCGGGACACCAGCTATGGGTGCTGACCGAGCGAGGACACAAGGAAGCCAAGCAGCTGCTCCCGAAGAGCGCGCGGATGTCCGTGCTGCGCAAGCTCCAGTACGACGACGACGGAGAGCCGGTCGACGGCGACGGCTACGACGAACACGCCGCCGCCGTCACCTCGACCGCGGCCGTGCTCACCGGGGCCGGGTACGGCACTCCGCTGTCCTGGCAGACCGAGATCGCCCACCGCCTCCCGTACGGGTACACCCAGTACGCCGACCTGACGATGCGCGCCCCGGACGCCGGGGTGCCCGCGATGCTCCTGGAGGTCGACCGCGTCAACGAGCCCGTCGACGACCTGACGGCGAAGCTGCGCCGCTACAACGACTGGTTCGAGCTCCTGGCACCGAAGGCCAACAAGGACAGGGAGAAGGCCGCCCGGCGGCAGGGGGCGGCGGTGCACGACTTCCGGCTGTGGTCGCGGATCTACCCGGCGACCGGGCGGGAGGGCTACGTGCCGGTGGCGTTCGTGTTCACGGGCAAGACCGCCGCGCAGCGCGAGAGCCGGATGCGGCGCCTGGAGCAGGCCGCCCGCCGCTACTTCGCCGGCACCCGGTACCCGTGGGCCGGGTTCACGGCCGTCGACTACCACCAGGCGGTGCCCGTGGTCGTCACCGAGCTGGAGCGGATCACCGCCGACCCGGCCGGGGCCGCGGGGAAGGTGTGGCGGCGGCTCGGGCGCGATGAGTGGCAGACGCTGAGCGAGGCCCTGGACAACCCGGACGGCGAGCGGCTCTACCGGAGGGAAGAGGAACAGTCCCGCCGGCGGCAGGCGGAACGCAAGGCCGCGGAGCGCGAGGCGCAGCGGCCGGTGTGCACGCGGTGCGGGACGAAGTTCACCGACGAACGCTGGCAGGTAACCGCGGGATCCTCGTGGCACGGCCAGTGGGACGGGCTGTGCGGATCGTGCGCGGAGCAGGCCGCCGACCGCGCGGAGGCTGAGCGTGTCGCGCGCCGCCAGGCGGAAGAGGCGGAACGCGCGGCGGCAGAAGCGCCGGCCGTGAAGCCCCGCGGGCTGTTCGGGCGCCGCCGGTAG